The sequence GGCCACCCAATTGCCATCCACATCCTCTGTCTAACCACTTTAATGCTCATTCGGAGTAACTTGGAACAAGTCATGGTCACAATCTGGTCTTACACTAGACGAGGCCAAGATCTGAGACTACCAACCTTCAACCACGTGGAGCGTACACAGAAAATCTCCATGACACCATGCTGATGGGCGAATCAGAATTCAGCACTAGCACGGTAAATCAATGAACCCTTCCTGTCTGATGTGAACTGACTGTTCAGGCTGGTGGACGAGGCATCATTGCGCGGGGAAGGTTTCCTTGGCCCACCCAGGGTCCTGATATATATGGATAGATGTTTAGACAGTAAAGTTTATATAAGCACTGTGGCCAACCAAGTTCATCCTTTCCTGGCAGCTGTTTTTCCTACGTCAGAAGGATGCTGTCCACAGGACAATACAATACCCGCAAAGGTTGTACAGTCATGCAAAAGTTTTTTCCGCTGCTTCTCCGTATATGCTTTACTTGCTGCAATAAAGCTGGCTATTCTCTTTCCGGGAATAGGAGTGCAAAGGACCTCACCTGTGGGTGATCAGGCGTTGCAGCATGGATAAAAGAAACGTATttcagcagtccaataaaatccggtatttattgAGTTAACtccataaaatcgttacatacaaaaaacgtcGAAAAATTCTAGACGCGTTTCGGCCCGTTCTGAGCCTTGATCACctatgctgtgatcaaggctcagaACGGGCCTAAACGCGTCTAGAATTTTTCTacgtttttttgtatgtaacgattttatggaattaacacaataaatactggattttattggactgctggaatacgtttctTTTATCCATGTTGTAAAGTCATGAGTTGGTTCCAGGAACATGACAGTGAGTTTTCCTTGGTCTCCTGGAGTCTATAGCTGGCAGAActttaagtgaatgtaccatcacgtACAGTTGCTTTAAGCgctgcacatgaatagaatggagACTGCAAGGGGAGGCCGGTgtggtggtcctttttttgaactgcggacCAATTCCTGTGCACGGCGCAGGTCTATTTTCCAAGCACcggtccaggctgaagcactggaggcgggccaaccacccccagtgtgacggaaccctctcctctctgtgatgcggctccattagaatcaatggagccatgtcatagaggggcgggggtttcctcccacgggGGTTGGGCCAGCTGCCTCCAGGTCTCCAGCCTAAGACTGGCACCGAGCTCAGGAAgcaggccgcagttcaaaaaaagcgctgttctattcatgtgcaacgcTTAAAGCTACTgtgtctgatggtacattcactttgatTCTATAGACATCTCTGCAAGAATCTACCCTATCCATGTGGGCTGATATTACTGCAAAATTATTTCATCACCATGTGGTATCTATGCAGTTCTGTAGATGGGGGCTCCTATAAAGTGATCATTCACTGAATGGGCATTTCCTATGCATCAGCATGGAGAGCAAGAAGCCCTCCGCAGCGTTACCAGCAGTGCCAGAACAGCCCCAGCAGAGGATTGGCAGTAAGTGACAATGTTTTATGCTATATGGTCATCCTGGCACCATCAAATGTAAAATCTTTTTtccagacatcccctttaaatgataCAATTCTAGCCTCACCTGTCCGTCCAGTACTCCCAAAAGAGCCCCCTCCATCCACTGCACCGGTTCCACAAAAAAAGAAGTGCACTTTGTCAGGTCTAAAGCTTGTAGTGGTGCCATTTTTTTATGAGCAAATGCTGCCGGTCCATCACCTAATGCGTGATTCAGGATACTACCTGCCCGGAACAAGGAACGCCTGGGTAGCAGAGAGGATAGAAAGAGAAAAGCAGTGTAAGATCAACGTTCTAGAGATACTTACAATATAAAACGACAAAAAAATACACCTAAAGTGGTATTCCAATCTCATAAAGTGATCACTGGGATACGTCATCATTTTATTATTGACctctgttagggtgcctttacacagacagattatctgacagatttttgaagttaaagccagcaatggatgtgaaaaaaggagaaatctcagtctttcctttatgacttgttctctgtttatagtctgttcctggctttggcttcaaaaatctgtcagataaatctctctgtcttaACACACATTATTACCTCTACTAATCATGAGAATGAATTAAACGTATAACCTGTGAAGCATTTTCCTTTTGAATTAAATGGTAAAATGCCAAATATACCCTCAAAACTGCGTGCGAACATAGTCTAATACTTCAAGCTTCAAAATACACTTGCAAAGCGGTATTCCAGAATCCCCCAAAAATTGAGGTGCtattaagtacaaaaaaaaaaatgaatcataCTCACCCACCCTGTTCCGCAACTACTGTTTCAAAGACTTATGTTCCCCATGCCAGTCGATGCATGTTGCTGCTTCTAAGATAAGGTGACAACAGAGGTcccgcccactcagccaatcagtggccatagTGGTGCcttgcctcagtcagtgattggttgagcgaacAGGTCTTGCTGAGATGGCTTGTCTCGGAAACAGCAACAACTGAGTAGgcgagtatggctttttttccatttttatcctGTCCCACCTACATTTTTGAAGGTACTGGAATAACCCTGTTCATCCGTTAcgataaaatataacaaaaaaatccCAACCTGCATTTTCTGCATCTGAATAAGATCTCTTTATTTTGACCCAAAGAGGCCGGATCTGAAGCAAACACCTCACGAGGCACTTTCTGTAATTCTGAAGGGATAGAAGAAAATTTCTGTCTGAAAAGtcacacaacaacaacaaaatcgTTTGCAAAGTTGACCTGTTTAAAACTTAATCTgattaatcttaaaggggtattccgacccaaacataacttttgatatgttgctgcccatagtgagaccaACAAACTATTCCATaattgttattatctgttcagtctccttcccccagttatgagctgctgctttctgctgaagacacaaaagcttttctgtaagggtatgttcacactatggaatcagcgcAGGATTTCAAGCGGAGTACGCACCGCAAACTCTGCTGGACGTTCCACCTGTCCCACtgattcaataggatgtctcacgTGCACTCCACCATCAGCCCAtcaattgacgtgtcaattctttgggcagatggccaAGTGAGTGTGAGACATTCTATTGAATTAATAGGACAGGCACTAAGTACACTTGAAATTCCATGCTGTgttacatgtgtgaacatacccacagtctctctctccctggcaggctgtatctgcaactttttaatgctgggagggttagtcTGAGATTAAGTTGCAGATGAACTCACTgcgattaatcctcccagcattacaaagttgcagttagggacttatttacatcagccgtctcggagggcgggtggaggaggaGACGTAGAGAagagcacacacacagttttttgtgtcttcagcagaaagaagcattGATTGAagacatgggaaaaaaaaaataaacctcatTGCCTTTACCCGGGTATTTCTGTGTCACTTTCTGTAAGCGGAACTGTTTGTAGCTTGCGCTGCTGATATCCACCTTACACCCCATTTCTTCAAACAGTCCAAGCTGGTTAACAAACTCCTCATGGATTCTGAAAGAAACATGTAACCCTGATGAGGCTGGGAAGCTTCTCTGCATCCACCACAAAATTAGGTAACATCAGAGAAAATCAAAAGCTCGCGGAATTCGTATAGATTAATGGTCACATCTAAGACCAGGCTCACACTGCGTTTGCGCTTACGTTTAATGGATACATGTTTAGACTTTTGAAAAggatagaaatataaaaaaaatttgaattttttttttttgctggataccATAGCGCAAATTACTGTGCAGGCCATGGtggcacacacacaggcacagtgGTCGCTCCATTCATTCAGATTCAGGATTGGTGTCAGCAGTTGGATCAGACCACAGCAATCATCTATTATGGATACAGTgtttgatatatagttttatgtgATGAAATAATCCTAGAACCTACTTGATATCGGCTTTTTTGTCCTGCAGTCTCCGATAAGCCTCTTCCAATGTGCATCCTGTGGTGTTCATCATGTAGGCAGCGATCACAGCCGCACTGCGGCTCACTCCAGCATGGCTGGTAACAGAAGGACAAGAGTGGAAGGATTATAGAGAATGTACTAAATGGATTATTGTTACAAgtggtctaagggtcctattacacgtagtaaattttaacgataaatgatcgcaaaacgagattgtttatcgttaacctgaaatcgttcaccatattacacagaacgatggtcgttagatacgatcgttactatgatcgttattgtgatcgttactatgattgttattgctatcattactatgatcatttattccttctgatcccagcaaaacaatggacgatgcgcaattacactgaacgattagtgaacaaatgcggaacttgagcgaacgaatgtggaatcacagcgaacgattagcgcacgattaacgataattttaggttcaagtCTAAATCCACGATCAACCACATACGAAAGAttatttgatcgttgcctgcaaaaacacagaatgattatcgtttaaattcgaacgatataacgatttttcgcacaataatcgtcctgtgtatcAGGGCCCTAAACTAGCCCTACTTTTCATATAGCTGCAGGCTACATATTTCTCTAGACCCCCTTCCCCCTTTACACTTGCATGCTCAGCTCTACTGAGCGTGTATGTGATCATAGTGAGATGAGGGAATACAGTGGTGACTTACACCTCTGGTAGCAGCTTATCTGCCCTGAGAACAAATACCTATTAGATGGCTGGTGGGTTTAGTCAACATCAAAGGGGTATGCCAACTTAAAGGGGAGATATCACCAGGTAAGATAAAGCTGTACtgttgatagccccctattgcgcacagggcgcaaaggaggaagatatgtctcttacctccatcctcggcaccattcccgtaatgtaatcctgtgtccaTTGAGGCCGTCTGCCAACCCCAGATTATCAGTGGAGCGGGCCAGCTGGGGAAGTGCTTCAAACAGCCTTACCGGACACAGAATTACATTAAACCTGCAcgggaatggtgcagaggatggaggtaagagacataccttcatcctcagtacccagtgcgcaatagggagatatcagcaggttagattcgtctaacttgctgatagttgccctttaacaCATGGCAACCCAatgctccattcaaaacaaaggagtgtGAGTCCTGTTCTAGAGATCTTGGGGGGCCCCAGAGGCCAGACGCCCCACAATCCCACACTTATTCCCTATGCTTTACCTTTAATGTGATAACTAGGGAACTTAACTATCCAAT is a genomic window of Dendropsophus ebraccatus isolate aDenEbr1 chromosome 4, aDenEbr1.pat, whole genome shotgun sequence containing:
- the DUSP12 gene encoding dual specificity protein phosphatase 12, giving the protein MILVLPGLYIGSVSDVTDVQALQDAGITHILTVDSAEQKDLPPSSQNKFIHLLDDSSADLLSYLPECLEFLKSALGTPGSCVLVHCHAGVSRSAAVIAAYMMNTTGCTLEEAYRRLQDKKADIKIHEEFVNQLGLFEEMGCKVDISSASYKQFRLQKVTQKYPELQKVPREVFASDPASLGQNKEILFRCRKCRRSLFRAGSILNHALGDGPAAFAHKKMAPLQALDLTKCTSFFVEPVQWMEGALLGVLDGQLLCPKCNAKLGSFNWYGDRCSCGRWVTPAFQVHKNRVDEVKPVPIHGR